A window of the Balneola sp. genome harbors these coding sequences:
- a CDS encoding epimerase, producing the protein MGYHLITGGCGFVGRNFVKRLHKTTNDTIFFIDDLSVGTHPSEWLPDGTPARKENGLEYFGEDERMVFLKQDARYFIRAMLDDKDYINKTYGLEVDSFKDVFHFAAIVGGRAKIDGDPMLVALDLSIDAEFFLWVCRQKPERVLYPSSSAAYPVDLQTESDAIALSESDIDFKNMGQPDMTYGWSKLTGEYLAHIAAKYYDVSVTCIRPFSGYGEDQDLSYPIPAIARRAALKENPFEVWGTGKQGRDFVHIEDVMDCTLYAMDNISDGKAINIGSGKLTTFLEIIEIFTSFAGYNPDIKKLLDKPVGVHSRYADMSYVNNDLGWKPKLSIEDGMRRVYDAAVEKYA; encoded by the coding sequence ATGGGCTATCATCTAATTACAGGCGGGTGCGGATTCGTCGGCAGAAATTTTGTAAAACGACTTCATAAAACAACCAACGATACCATCTTTTTTATTGATGACTTATCGGTCGGAACTCATCCTTCTGAATGGCTTCCGGATGGAACACCGGCTCGGAAAGAAAATGGACTGGAATATTTTGGAGAAGACGAACGCATGGTCTTTCTCAAACAAGATGCCCGCTATTTTATCCGAGCAATGCTGGATGATAAAGACTACATCAACAAGACCTACGGACTTGAAGTTGATAGCTTTAAAGATGTATTCCACTTTGCCGCTATTGTTGGAGGCCGTGCCAAAATTGATGGCGACCCAATGTTAGTTGCTCTTGATTTATCTATTGATGCAGAGTTCTTTCTTTGGGTGTGCCGCCAAAAACCTGAGCGTGTACTCTACCCAAGCTCAAGCGCTGCTTACCCTGTTGACCTTCAAACAGAGTCTGATGCCATTGCCTTAAGTGAGAGCGACATCGACTTCAAAAATATGGGTCAGCCAGACATGACCTACGGCTGGTCTAAGCTTACCGGTGAGTATCTCGCGCATATTGCAGCTAAATACTATGATGTTTCTGTGACTTGTATCCGTCCGTTTTCAGGATATGGGGAAGACCAGGATCTTTCATACCCTATTCCAGCTATCGCCCGGCGTGCAGCACTAAAAGAGAATCCTTTTGAAGTTTGGGGAACCGGAAAACAAGGACGGGATTTTGTCCATATTGAAGATGTGATGGACTGTACTCTTTACGCCATGGATAACATTTCTGATGGAAAAGCTATTAACATTGGCAGTGGCAAGCTAACCACTTTTCTTGAAATCATAGAAATTTTCACTTCTTTCGCCGGCTACAACCCGGATATTAAAAAGTTACTGGATAAGCCAGTTGGTGTTCACTCACGATATGCCGATATGAGCTACGTGAATAATGACTTGGGATGGAAGCCTAAACTTTCTATCGAAGATGGCATGCGCCGTGTTTATGACGCTGCTGTAGAAAAATACGCTTAG
- a CDS encoding Clp protease ClpC, whose amino-acid sequence MEGNFSSKVRDVIQFSREEALRLGHDYIGTEHLILGIVRLGDGVAVRILKNLDCDLFKLKKTIEDTVRGTGGSVQVGNIPLTKQAEKVLRITYLEAKLYKSDTIGTEHLLLSLLRDDENIAAQILQQFSISYDAVREELDLIISGKSREDHGDSSSMTASASASKGSGSGSGSSREKKMEKSKTPVLDNFGRDLTEMAEEGRLDPIIGREKEIERVAQVLSRRKKNNPVLIGEPGVGKTAIAEGLATRIIERKVSRVLYDKRVIALDLAALVAGTKYRGQFEERMKAVMTELEKTDDVILFIDELHTIVGAGGASGSLDASNMLKPALARGDVQAIGATTLNEYRQFIEKDGALERRFQKIMVDPTTPEETNEILNQIKPKYEKHHSVRYTEDAIEACVKLTDRYVTDHFLPDKAIDALDEAGARVHLSNITVPQNIIDLEEEIETTSVEKNSMVKKQRFEEAARLRDKEKRLIEELEVAQQQWEKESEDIVYDVEEEDVASVIAMMSGVPVNKISQNEGQKLLKMKEELSGQVIGQDEAIIKLTKAIQRTRAGLKDPTRPIGSFIFLGPTGVGKTEMAKVLSKYLFDKEDTLIRIDMSEYMEKFSVSRLVGAPPGYVGYEEGGVLTEKVRRKPYSVILLDEIEKAHPDVFNILLQVLDDGILTDSLGRRVDFRNTIIIMTSNIGARDIRNMGKGIGFDVDDSAFDYAKMKSTIQDALKKVFNPEFLNRIDDVITFRPLEKADIYQIIDLMNEDLFKRIKELGFEIEVTKAAKEFITDKGFDQKYGARPLKRAIQKYIEDPLAEELLENRHNEGSLIKIKMNKSRDGLDFDWDEAEPSQKDEDTKSKEEDTSEKPKEA is encoded by the coding sequence ATGGAGGGAAATTTTTCAAGCAAAGTTCGGGATGTCATCCAATTCAGCCGTGAAGAAGCTTTACGGTTAGGACATGATTATATCGGAACGGAGCATTTAATTTTAGGTATCGTTCGTTTAGGTGATGGAGTTGCAGTTCGGATTCTCAAGAATTTGGATTGTGATCTTTTCAAACTTAAAAAAACAATCGAAGACACCGTGAGAGGTACAGGTGGATCGGTTCAGGTTGGAAATATTCCGTTAACCAAACAGGCCGAAAAAGTACTTCGTATCACGTATTTAGAAGCCAAATTATATAAAAGCGATACAATTGGTACTGAGCACCTTTTATTATCCCTGTTGAGAGATGATGAAAATATTGCTGCACAAATACTGCAACAGTTCAGCATTTCTTATGATGCAGTTCGGGAAGAACTGGATCTTATCATATCAGGAAAATCTCGTGAAGACCATGGCGATTCTTCGTCTATGACAGCGAGTGCATCCGCATCAAAAGGATCCGGTTCTGGATCAGGAAGCTCACGCGAGAAGAAAATGGAAAAATCTAAAACACCTGTACTCGATAACTTTGGCCGTGACTTGACCGAAATGGCTGAAGAAGGTCGCCTCGACCCAATTATTGGGCGTGAAAAAGAAATTGAGCGAGTGGCTCAGGTATTAAGCCGCCGTAAGAAAAATAACCCGGTTCTTATTGGAGAACCCGGTGTTGGTAAAACTGCGATTGCAGAAGGACTTGCAACACGAATAATTGAACGTAAAGTATCTCGTGTACTTTATGACAAGCGCGTAATTGCTTTAGATCTGGCTGCTTTGGTAGCTGGGACGAAGTATCGCGGTCAGTTTGAAGAGCGTATGAAAGCGGTAATGACCGAGCTCGAAAAAACCGACGATGTCATTCTATTTATTGATGAGCTACATACTATTGTTGGAGCTGGAGGAGCCAGTGGTTCTTTAGATGCTTCCAATATGCTGAAACCTGCTCTTGCCCGCGGTGATGTACAGGCAATTGGTGCTACAACTCTGAATGAGTATCGTCAGTTTATTGAAAAAGATGGTGCGCTGGAACGACGTTTCCAGAAGATTATGGTTGATCCGACCACCCCTGAAGAAACCAACGAGATTTTAAATCAAATCAAACCGAAATACGAAAAACATCACAGCGTTCGCTATACCGAAGATGCGATTGAAGCTTGTGTGAAACTCACCGACCGATATGTAACCGATCATTTCCTTCCCGATAAAGCGATTGATGCTTTAGATGAAGCAGGAGCTCGCGTTCACTTATCGAACATCACGGTTCCTCAGAATATTATCGACCTCGAAGAAGAAATCGAGACTACAAGTGTTGAGAAAAACTCAATGGTTAAGAAGCAACGTTTTGAAGAAGCTGCCCGCCTGCGAGATAAAGAAAAACGTCTGATTGAAGAATTGGAAGTAGCTCAACAGCAGTGGGAAAAAGAATCAGAAGACATTGTGTATGATGTTGAAGAAGAAGATGTAGCTTCTGTAATAGCCATGATGAGTGGCGTTCCTGTTAACAAGATTAGCCAGAACGAAGGCCAGAAACTTCTGAAAATGAAGGAAGAGCTTTCCGGACAGGTAATTGGTCAGGACGAAGCAATCATCAAATTAACCAAAGCCATTCAGCGCACACGTGCTGGACTTAAAGACCCAACCCGTCCTATTGGTTCCTTTATTTTCTTAGGACCAACCGGTGTTGGTAAAACAGAAATGGCGAAGGTTCTTTCCAAGTATCTATTTGATAAAGAAGACACGCTCATCCGCATCGACATGAGTGAGTATATGGAGAAATTCTCTGTATCCAGACTCGTAGGAGCTCCTCCGGGATATGTTGGATATGAAGAAGGTGGTGTACTTACTGAAAAAGTTCGTCGTAAGCCTTACAGTGTCATTCTTCTGGATGAAATTGAAAAAGCCCACCCTGATGTGTTTAACATTTTACTTCAGGTGTTGGATGATGGAATCCTGACTGACAGCCTCGGCCGTCGAGTTGATTTCCGTAATACTATTATCATCATGACTTCTAATATTGGAGCACGTGATATCCGAAATATGGGTAAAGGCATCGGTTTTGATGTTGATGACTCTGCTTTCGACTATGCGAAGATGAAATCAACCATTCAGGATGCACTTAAGAAAGTGTTTAATCCTGAATTCCTGAATCGTATTGATGATGTAATCACCTTCCGTCCACTCGAAAAAGCTGATATCTATCAGATTATCGACTTGATGAATGAAGATCTCTTCAAACGAATTAAGGAGCTTGGTTTTGAAATTGAAGTAACAAAAGCAGCTAAGGAATTCATTACAGATAAAGGCTTCGATCAGAAGTATGGAGCGCGACCACTTAAGCGAGCAATCCAGAAATATATCGAAGATCCATTAGCTGAAGAACTCCTCGAGAACAGACACAACGAAGGATCACTCATCAAGATTAAGATGAATAAATCCAGAGATGGATTAGACTTTGATTGGGATGAAGCTGAACCTTCACAGAAAGACGAAGACACCAAATCTAAAGAAGAGGATACTTCAGAAAAGCCCAAAGAAGCTTAG
- a CDS encoding phosphoglycerate mutase (2,3-diphosphoglycerate-independent) (catalyzes the interconversion of 2-phosphoglycerate and 3-phosphoglycerate), whose translation MTNPESKALLVILDGFGLAKDPTVSAVDQADKPFIDSLFESCPHSKLSASGENVGLPDGQFGNSEVGHLNIGAGRIVWQELSRINKAIKDGSFFENEELLKAINKAKPKNKIHLMGLFSDGGVHSHNEHLFALLELCKKHGIDNVNVHAFTDGRDTNPDGGINYAKEFKSKAEEIGVGKLASIVGRYYAMDRDNRWERIKLAYDLLVHGEGEKFDSAEEAFKASYEAEVTDEFIKPILLDSSPNSRIEKGDVVIYYNIRGDRARQISRTLNENNFREFDVDDLDLHYTTFTSYDETFGFAHVAYPPQELTNTIGEWVSGKGLKQFRIAETEKYPHVTYFFNGGVETPNEGEDRTVIPSPKVATYDLQPEMNAEQVADALCENLAKNEYQLAVLNFANPDMVGHTGDMKAAIKAVETIDAQLKRVIETANKHGYRSLIIADHGNADCMIKEDGSPHTAHTTALVPAIVVNHPDDITLHDGILADVSPTLLKLMGVEQPKEMTGKPLF comes from the coding sequence ATGACCAACCCTGAATCGAAAGCACTGCTCGTCATTTTAGATGGATTCGGGTTGGCAAAAGATCCAACCGTCAGCGCTGTGGACCAGGCTGACAAACCTTTCATTGATTCACTTTTTGAATCATGTCCCCACTCCAAACTTTCTGCAAGCGGAGAAAATGTAGGTCTCCCAGACGGTCAGTTTGGCAATTCTGAAGTGGGACATCTTAATATTGGTGCCGGACGAATTGTTTGGCAAGAACTCTCCAGAATTAATAAGGCTATCAAAGACGGTTCTTTTTTTGAGAATGAAGAACTTCTAAAAGCTATTAATAAAGCCAAGCCCAAAAATAAGATACATCTTATGGGGCTTTTCTCGGATGGAGGCGTTCACAGCCACAATGAGCATCTGTTTGCTCTTCTCGAACTGTGCAAAAAACACGGTATCGACAATGTGAATGTGCATGCTTTCACGGATGGAAGAGATACTAATCCCGACGGAGGCATTAATTATGCCAAAGAATTTAAATCAAAAGCCGAAGAGATAGGCGTTGGCAAATTGGCTTCTATTGTTGGGCGTTATTACGCTATGGATCGTGATAACCGCTGGGAGCGCATTAAACTTGCTTACGATCTCTTAGTTCATGGTGAAGGTGAAAAATTCGATTCCGCTGAAGAAGCCTTTAAAGCCTCTTATGAAGCGGAAGTCACCGATGAATTTATCAAACCAATACTATTAGATAGCTCTCCCAACTCGCGAATTGAAAAAGGAGATGTTGTCATCTATTACAATATTCGTGGAGACCGTGCCCGGCAGATTTCAAGGACTCTCAACGAAAATAATTTTAGAGAGTTTGATGTAGATGACCTGGATCTCCATTACACCACATTCACTTCTTATGATGAGACTTTTGGGTTTGCTCATGTAGCCTACCCTCCTCAGGAACTCACAAATACTATTGGTGAGTGGGTAAGCGGAAAAGGTTTAAAGCAATTTCGAATAGCTGAGACCGAGAAATACCCGCACGTCACCTACTTCTTTAATGGCGGAGTGGAAACACCCAACGAGGGCGAAGACCGAACTGTGATTCCAAGTCCAAAAGTGGCTACTTACGACCTTCAGCCTGAAATGAATGCTGAGCAAGTGGCTGATGCACTTTGCGAAAATTTAGCTAAGAATGAGTATCAACTTGCGGTGCTTAATTTCGCAAATCCGGATATGGTTGGGCACACAGGTGACATGAAAGCGGCAATCAAAGCCGTTGAAACTATTGATGCACAACTTAAGAGAGTAATTGAAACAGCAAATAAGCACGGGTATCGCTCTCTGATTATTGCCGATCACGGTAATGCAGACTGCATGATTAAGGAAGATGGCAGCCCTCACACTGCTCATACAACTGCTTTAGTACCGGCCATAGTGGTTAATCACCCCGATGATATCACCTTACACGATGGTATTCTGGCTGACGTATCTCCTACGCTCCTAAAGCTTATGGGTGTTGAGCAGCCGAAAGAAATGACCGGCAAACCATTATTTTAA
- the rpsT gene encoding 30S ribosomal protein S20, producing the protein MPITKQAVKRVRQAEKRRDHNRNRRSKMRSLIKKVFDLNDKEQAEKALKEAVSYLDRMSVKGIIHKNNAARKKAQLTKHVNNL; encoded by the coding sequence ATGCCAATTACTAAACAAGCCGTTAAACGTGTTCGTCAGGCTGAGAAAAGAAGAGATCATAACCGTAACCGACGCTCAAAAATGAGATCGCTTATCAAAAAGGTTTTTGACCTTAATGACAAAGAGCAAGCTGAAAAAGCGCTCAAAGAAGCTGTTTCTTACCTCGACCGAATGAGCGTTAAAGGAATTATTCACAAGAATAATGCCGCTCGTAAAAAAGCTCAGTTAACTAAACACGTTAACAACCTTTAA
- a CDS encoding cytidylate kinase — translation MIVVIDGPAGSGKSSTAKAVAANLQIQFLDSGALYRVATLVYLNSNKELPQFIDMLKESEISFYFKQKTFHSFLNGQDVSDQIRSMEVSENVSEVASNPDVRAFVNGLMHEAVKHDIYIADGRDLGTAVFPDAALKFYMVADLETRAKRRFEEVKASGKKVTLEEVKQNIAARDEKDSNRSSDPLKKADDAILVDTSEMTFEEQVTFISNKIKELINQTK, via the coding sequence ATGATAGTGGTAATAGATGGACCCGCAGGATCGGGCAAAAGTTCAACAGCAAAAGCCGTAGCGGCAAATCTTCAGATTCAATTTCTGGACTCTGGAGCGTTGTATCGTGTAGCTACCCTTGTTTATTTGAACTCTAATAAAGAATTACCACAGTTCATTGACATGCTGAAAGAAAGTGAGATTTCCTTTTACTTCAAACAGAAAACATTTCATTCCTTTTTAAATGGTCAAGATGTTAGCGACCAAATACGAAGTATGGAGGTTTCTGAGAATGTAAGTGAGGTAGCCTCAAACCCAGATGTGCGCGCATTTGTCAACGGTTTAATGCATGAAGCAGTAAAACACGACATATATATTGCCGACGGAAGGGATTTGGGTACAGCGGTTTTTCCTGATGCAGCCTTAAAATTTTATATGGTTGCAGATTTAGAAACGCGGGCCAAACGAAGATTTGAAGAAGTGAAAGCGAGTGGCAAGAAAGTTACACTTGAAGAAGTGAAGCAAAACATTGCCGCAAGAGATGAGAAAGATTCTAACCGAAGTTCTGATCCTCTTAAAAAAGCTGACGATGCCATTTTAGTAGATACTTCTGAAATGACGTTCGAAGAGCAGGTCACTTTCATCAGTAATAAGATCAAGGAATTGATCAATCAGACTAAATAA